Proteins from a genomic interval of Paenibacillus lentus:
- the istB gene encoding IS21-like element helper ATPase IstB: protein MPTELANLCRQLRLAHVMDYVSLQQNEEIRSIVEQILSAELDGRRRAKLGKLVQQAGFPHIKTFEGYAYDHITFPNGSSPEKIQGLEWLERKENLLLMGAVGTGKTHMATALGVEACRRGNAVQFYRASDLVAMLQEKFTTGTLNRFRDKLRKVDLLILDEVGYVPFNQTGSELLFNVIADCYEQKSVIVTSNLEFGQWTSIFGDTKLTSALVDRLVHHAHILSFTGESFRFKQAMERIPM from the coding sequence ATGCCAACAGAATTAGCCAATTTATGTCGGCAGCTACGATTGGCCCATGTCATGGACTATGTATCGCTTCAACAAAATGAAGAGATTCGAAGCATTGTGGAACAGATTCTAAGTGCGGAACTGGACGGACGCCGCCGTGCCAAGCTGGGAAAGCTCGTCCAGCAGGCAGGATTTCCGCATATTAAGACCTTTGAGGGGTATGCCTATGACCATATCACTTTTCCGAACGGCAGCAGTCCAGAGAAAATTCAGGGATTGGAATGGTTAGAGCGCAAGGAGAATTTACTCTTAATGGGTGCCGTAGGCACAGGCAAGACGCATATGGCAACGGCATTGGGTGTGGAGGCTTGTCGCCGTGGCAATGCGGTGCAGTTCTACCGAGCCTCCGATTTAGTTGCCATGCTTCAGGAGAAATTTACGACGGGAACACTTAACCGATTTCGAGATAAGTTGAGAAAAGTTGACTTGCTCATTCTTGATGAGGTTGGTTACGTCCCATTCAACCAAACCGGTTCTGAACTATTATTTAACGTGATAGCGGATTGCTATGAACAAAAGAGTGTGATCGTTACATCTAACTTAGAGTTTGGTCAATGGACATCGATATTCGGCGATACCAAACTCACGTCAGCACTCGTCGATCGTCTGGTGCACCATGCTCATATTCTTTCCTTCACAGGTGAGAGCTTCCGCTTCAAGCAAGCAATGGAACGAATTCCTATGTAA